In Eupeodes corollae chromosome 3, idEupCoro1.1, whole genome shotgun sequence, a single genomic region encodes these proteins:
- the LOC129952787 gene encoding uncharacterized protein LOC129952787 → MKNSTIWESASRPLFVKSVWLEAGQRHFILDYEPKQKLDSSSNLRSKRSTVQSSAYCEYSGLDEELRLVGSSKVQCRQNFSEPKFENATTGTYRRLSSRNPFIDHFKKRCDFLREEAPSKRSSLHDISSVFTNNSHSDEKLAERVLNWLDLAGKAPLLRPIHQTSADSVQRKVKKDQSTRKMQPKFVCSQRNDSIKHITIIFNKEGVPVRFNRPARNIDLCAISSSAGAARRLAGSLASGRLYEENICREVSSGARITENRRPRPKTTCPRRNFTYNGINTKKPKAEWESSAIRNAKRQLHIFMPSLPKKTIINEEMVCNDLNSRCKINSSKNII, encoded by the exons ATGAAAAACTCCACAATCTGGGAATCAGCTAGCAGGCCACTTTTTGTAAAATCTGTTTGGTTGGAAGCTGGGCAACGCCATTTTATACTAGACTATGAGCCAAAGCAAAAACTGGATTCAAGCTCAAACTTGAGAAGTAAACGTT CTACAGTACAATCTTCAGCATATTGTGAATACTCCGGACTTGATGAGGAGCTTCGTTTAGTTGGATCTTCCAAAGTTCAATGTCGACAGAATTTTTCAGAGCCCAAATTCGAAAACGCAACAACAGGAACCTATCGTCGATTATCATCTAGAAATCCTTTCATTGaccactttaaaaaaagatgtgaTTTCTTACGAGAAGAAGCACCTTCCAAACGAAGTTCCCTGCATGACATTagttcagtttttaccaataaTTCACATTCTGATGAAAAACTTGCAGAAAGAGTTCTTAATTGGCTGGATCTAGCTGGAAAGGCACCTTTACTTCGCCCAATTCACCAAACTTCTGCGGATTCTGttcaaagaaaagttaaaaaagatcaATCAACTCGAAAGATGCAAcccaaatttgtttgttctcaAAGAAATGACTCAATAAAACACAtcacaattattttcaataaagaaGGCGTTCCCGTTCGCTTCAATAGACCAGCGAGAAATATTGATTTGTGTGCGATTTCAAGCAGTGCTGGAGCTGCTAGACGTTTAGCTGGTAGTTTGGCATCAGGCAGGTtatatgaagaaaatatttgcaGAGAGGTAAGCAGTGGTGCTCGAATTACAGAGAATCGAAGACCAAGACCAAAAACAACATGTCCTAGAAGGAACTTCACGTATAATggcattaatacaaaaaaacccAAAGCGGAGTGGGAGAGCTCTGCAATTCGTAACGCTAAAAGACAGCTACACATTTTTATGCCGAGTCTACCAAAGAAAACGATTATAAATGAGGAGATGGTCTGTAATGATCTGAACAGTCGATGTAAAATAAATTCgtctaaaaatattatttaa